Part of the Trypanosoma brucei gambiense DAL972 chromosome 6, complete sequence genome is shown below.
GGTGCCCTTCAGCTTCGCGTTATCAATAGAAAGTTCAGTCACGCGCTGCGTTAGTTCTTTGTTCTCCATTATATGTTTCAGCGATTCCGCACGAAGTTTCTGCGCCAAGACGTTCACCTTGTTCTTCTCTAGAGCAAGAAATTGTGCAAGTTCCACACGCTCCTTATCAGTGCGCTTTAAGTCGGCATCAAGCTTCTCTATAGCACGCCTCATTTTCATTGTCAAAGATCGCCAGTCATTAGCATCATCACCGCCCATcacaactgctgctgctgcaccaGAAGCAGTGGAAGTGCCACTAACAGGTCCGGTACCGCCCAGCTGCGAACTCTCGCGCCGTAACATATCGTTCTCAGATGTGAGAATCTTGATCCGTTCCTCAAGTACACGAATACGATCCTCGTAAGCTGTCCGCTCTTCCGACAAGGCGGTCTCCAGGGTCCTGTCATTCTTTGAGTCGAGATCGGCAAGCAATTGGTAATAGAGAGCTTTGTAGTCCAGAATCTCATGTCGCTTGGCATCCTGTTTAATCTGAATTGCCCTCTGACCAAACATAATAGCGCCCAAAGTCTCCTCAGTAGAATCATCGCAGGGGCTACAGTTTACAACAATGGACGTGTTGCCGTTACCAAGCAAAGAGTATTGCAAAATACGAGTGAGTTTCGACTCGCGGAACGGGGCGTGCTGAGACCCACTTTCAGTCAACGCCGCAACAACCTTCCCCAGCACGAGCAGACTCCCGTTAATATGCGTTGCCTCATCCAGCGTTTTTCCTTCAGCATTGGTTCGGCTGGCACGCTCGCTTCCCGCTAAGTCACAAACGACGAGGCGACCTTGTAGTGCTATTACTGGTTCATTGTTAGCCTTAGCACTGCTCAGATCCACCGTCTTCACCTTAGCAGACCGTGTGAGGTTGAAATTAAACACGGTGTGGGAACGGGAGCTGGTATTGTTCATTTTGGTGCTGGTCATCTCCTTACGGTCCATTCCCTCATAAAAGTACTTGAGACAATCTTCATAGCTTTCCACTTTCCTTTCGATCGACGCGCCAGACGCCTCCGTAACTAACACCACGTCACCGCGACCCTCAGGGCCAAGTTGAATTCGTACACGCCCTCCTTGGGGATCTAACAGATCCGTCAGCATTTCATTATACAATTGAACATAACTTACGGTGCAAGAGTAGTCGTATTCCGTATCAGCCTGGAAACGATCCCATATATCACGAAGACTCTGCTGTAGCACACCAGGTTTCTCTGGGTCATTATTACTGATGGTAAATGTTTTACCGGAACCTGTTTGACCGTAGACAAAAAGCACGCCATGCTGACCATCAAATGCAGCATCCACAGCCCCACGTGCAACCTCATTGTAAATCGTCTGTTGTGTGCATTCCGGATCGAAGACACgattaaaaagaaacgacTTTGTTCCTTTGCGCGCAGAACCTCCTCTTGTTATTGTAACGCGCTGCGGGTCAGAAGGATCACACACAAGATTATTGAAAGTTCCTCCCTTTAACTCACGCGGGACGGGCGGCCTCACTCGAAGAAAAACCGAAATGTTCTTCGGAGCTGCCTTGCCGCTGAGTGGTTTTGCCATAATGGTGATATcctgttgccttttctatCTCCTTCCCCCCTCAATTCTTATGCACAATATACCGAGCAACTGAACGACTAAATGGATCccagtttttcttctttaaagCGGAGGAAAGTCAACTCCCTTCCTGTATGATCCACCCTAGCAATTGAATTCTCACAAATTTTAAAGCTGAAGAAAAGCAACgacgtatatatgtatattggcctgtgtttgtgcttaCGTAAAAGCCTAAAAACAGATCAAGGCGCCACCTGTAACTCACCTAATACTGTTTGGTCTCCGATACTTTtctgtcttgttttttttttcccactgCTGATGTTGCTCTATCTTACCTTCTGTATTTCTACCGACAGTACACACGGCAATATTTcgatatatgtatgtatatatgtatatatgtactcGCCTGTGTTTGTACCTATTCGTATATTCCGTTTAACTCCCTTtgctttgcctttttttttcttttcttctacactttgcttcccccttttctttactctaTTTCAATTAACCTTTGCGTACAACTTTTGCTTGTCCACCACCTTTGGTTTGGTACActacaaatatatgtatacaaatatacGAAGTAGCGCttgatatatatttatatatgtgtgtgtgtaatgAGCAGCTAGCTTACAACGACGGTATTTACACGTGATGCAATTCGTATTCGTTTCTCCTCGcgcctttccttttcttttttttttcccccttccccccaccccgcaggaaagaaaaatttctccctttacgagttatatatgtgtttgtatttgtattattttccctgTTTTACTTTGTTCAATTTCGGCTTAGTGGAAGGGAGCGCCTTACGTTAGACGCTGTACCCcagtaataaaataaaacaaagaaaaacaagtgcgaatattaaataataataataatagtagtaaacttaaagggggaaaagaaaaaaagagacaatgCTGAACGCTTAACCTTTGAAAGGATACGAAGCACCAAAAATGTAACAACACAtatgagagagagagagagaaagagaaagaaaaacaaaaaaaataaataaggaaaggaaggaaggaaggaacatGGAGTGAAGTGCAGGTAACATTTAAAGGCGTAcgagaaaacagaaagataACAACAAAGTAACGATAGAAGCGCCAATATTAAACATCTCTACAAACATGTGGATGCGTACGTTTACACTcttatattatatattatatatcatatatcatatatatatatatatataaacaccTCGACAGACACagttgcagcaacaccacaGCCCGCCAATGAaaactttatttttatttttttcagttaagagaggaataaaaaaaaagaaagggaaagagccTGCCAAAAAAGTACAAAAGCATCACAAGCATAAtacgacaaaaacaaaaacacgtGAACACAAGCTTTTAGAACAACCTCTTAATGTTATTCATAaaggtgaggaaaagaaaaggttgcCGTACACAAGTGAAAAAGTGAACCACATAAGTATTTTGCATGTGTGatgatatttttaaaaacctACGCAAGCATCTATAAAAATTttcacaagaaaaataaaaaaagaaaaaggcacCTTTGCAACTGCATTACTTCACGACAGTCTGGCACTCAAAATGTGTATGGACAGGagtaagaagaaaggaaaggtaaAACAAGCGACGCGTAATAAGTTCTCCATCTAAAATAACGATTTGataacagaagaaaaaaaaaaatgaaaatcaCGTTAGACAAAAATACATGTAGCaaaacaccaccactaccaccatCATCAACAGCGTCAACAGTACAAGGCAAAACaacataacaacaacaacaacaacacacacacacacacatgtataGATATGCGTATGAACACATGTACATGCATTTACCGCAGCATTACCGTCTCGAAGCACTGAAATCTGCAATCTCTGCTTTCATCACTGCCCGAAGCACAGGTTCAATGAACTCAGCACTATCGAAATTCCAGTGAAATCGATTGCTTGGTTGTATCTCTAAACCCTCATCCTCACATTTCTTCCGTATATCTCGCAACCAAGGGTGCGTCACAGCCTCCGCCGCCGTCATGCGTTCCTTTGGGTtgtacaacaacaacttgAGGATAAAATCTTTAAATAACGCATACTCCTTTTCAGCAGCCGCGGCAATATCCGCTTCGGAAGCAGCACTGCCGCCATCCTTCGCATTACCATGAGTTGTTGTACCTTCCATTTCATAATCATCTTCCGTTCCGTAACTAAATGCAGTTAAGTACGCCTGTTTCAGTGTTGGATGAACGCCCTCCAGTCCTAATGGTTTCCTCTTGGGTAATGAACGCAAATAAGCCAACGCTTCAGGTGAGCGTATGTGCTGCAAGTCCTGCTCAATTTGTGGCAAACCCAACGCATCCACTAAAAGGTTTAGTTGGTGGATGTAATCCCGACCTGGAAAAAGAGGACACCGCAATACAATTTCCGCTACAAGACATGCTACGCCCCACATGTCTACCGCTCCATCACAGTCATCACCAACCAAAAGCAGTTCAGGCGGCCGGTACCACCGCGTAACGACGTACGATGTCACATTTACACCGACACCTCGCGCCAGCCCGAAGTCGCACACCTTCACAACACAATCCGAGTCTGTCAATATATTCGCTGGTTTCAAATCACGGTGAATAATGTCCGCGCTGTGCATGTACTGTAGCGCACACAACAGCTGATACGTCAAATATTGACAATGAATACTCATCAATTGTACGTTAGGGGATTTAACCACCGTTTGCAAATCCGATGACATGAGCTCTGTTACCACATAAACATCAGAAAAGTCCTCACTCACTGGGCGAAAGACATCCCTCATTGAAATGATATTCGGATGCTTCAGGAATCTCAAAAGCTTCACCTCACGCAGCGTACGTTTCCCATCCACAACATCCGCAAACACGTTGCCAATTTTCTTAATAGCAACCTTATCGCCCGTTTCCGTGTCAATGGCACTACATACAATTCCATATGCACCGCGGCCAACGACATTATTCACTTCATAACGCCGTGGTACCTCCACCTTCCACTGGGTATTAAAAGTGTACGTCACTCGACCGTCTGCATCGGGACTGGACACATGCGTCAACATTCCCTCAACCTAAtggattatttattttaacaaCGTTAcactacacacaaacacacacacacacacaacacacagatacacacagaaataaataaataaatatatatatatttgtgtaatTATGTGTGCAGCAATAAATTCCAACTCGCTACTGTGAGCCAAATAAAAACGAGTGCTGACAGTACTACTGAAGCCTCCTTAACGCTCAATTCCACCTCTTTGGgggtgcctttttttttttttaaatcacgCGGctaagccaaaaaaaaaaggaaaaaagggatgcgggaaacaaaagaaattgcaagaaaaaaaaaaacactgacccttttcctttttttttttgaacctGCCGCTGACGTTCCTGATATCTTCTTGTTTATCACTCGCTAAATCGCTCACCTTCTGTTTGCGGAGATGTGCGGATGATTATGTTTTCGTTTATTAATTGTACCTCCCTATTCGAtatgttttctttaattaatttttttttcctcccctttcccttaaCTAAATGTATTCACCAAAGAAattttcaaaagaaaaaaataataaaaggaacaacaacaaaaacaacaaaatggagTGAAGGAAACATTCAGTACATTTTATCAATCTTTTtgatcatatatatatatatatatatatatatatatatatttatttatttatttatttatttattttgaatTTCTCACACGATCCCAAAAAACAAtccaacacatacacacacacacagagagagagagagagagagggagagagaaagaaagaggattGCGAATGGAGAAATAAACATGAAAGCAAACTAAAACCCACCCTTTTAAAATTAATCAAATATATTAGGCATCTTAACATGTTTCATACGCTTTTGTCACACATGTCACTGAAACACAAGTGTCTGCATAtgaatttatttttctattttatttatttttattttttttggaagagggaggaaaatgggatcttttttttttttgttatttaattAAAAGCCTGTAAATGGAGATGTGAAAGACACATAAGTGTTAATAGCATTGAGAgtacaaacaagaaatacaacaaaaaccCTCATGCGTAGATGTTTATTTACCTAAACGTACgtacatatgcatatgtgtaAGCATTCATAATTATGTTACTGCTCTCcagctttttaaaaaaaaaacaaaacaaaacaaaacaaaatgcatATACAACAGCAGAAACGAATAATTTTAAATTCCTTTCGACAcatcattcattcatttatcCTTGACGACTACAGTCAAAACGAAACAATATCAAATTCAACATCATCAAAATGTTTCGTTAGCACTTCCCCGTCTTCCTCCagtccttttccttcttcttttttttacatgccttcatattttaaaataaatgaacCTTTActattcttctttgtttttttttctttgtcccCCCTATTCCTACATTAAATGCTCATATCGAAACTGTTTCAAATCCTTTTTAATACTGCCACGTGTTTATGTCGatactttttaaaaaaaatttaaaaaaattcttcAAATGGAATTATTTGGTACCGCTTCTCTTTTTGCCTCGCTTCATTGACTCATAAGAATGTAAATGTCTAAACATACTAAATAATTAAatgtataatatatatatatatatatattctgtGTGTCTGTTCGGTGTCTATATTAAATGCTATGGgtgaaagaaagcaagaaaaagatagaggaaagagaagagaacaGAATATATTATCCTCGTAGCgaaagaatttaaaaaaaaacaacaacatcaaaaaaaatatataaatataattaaGTAAGTAGAGCAAACAcattgcatatatatatatatatttgtttcttttttattttaatatttatttatttgtgtgtatctgtgttgtgtgttggtggaaggaggggaggggaaaaatgCGGCctaaagaagaaacagcaggGATTTTGTATTCAACAGTTATACGCACCTGCATGGAATTTGGTGTCAATTTCAATAATGAGAcagagaagaaggaaagaaaataaggaagggatgaaaataaaagaaaagaaaataaaagaaaagaagggaaagagacaaGGCGGAGTGGAacgagaggaagaaaaaaaaaggaggaaaaaaaaaagcaacaaactgTTATttgagaaacagaaaaaaacaagggggggggagaagaaaacagTACACgcggcaaaacaaaaaaaaaacaaaaaaaaagaaagtcgAAGCAGCCAACTTTTAAAAACCTCAGTCCCGCCGCCACCATTTACCCATTTACTTCACTCTCCTTTACCGCCAAATCTATACACTTTCCCTCTTGCATGGaatttatgttttgttttcgtttatcctcttcttctttttttttccttcttgtttttttcccccgttgTATAATTAGCAAtaacaaaagtaataatttttttttaaatatttacttgtttttacTTGTTAttaccttttattttttgtttactttccttccctGCTTCCCTTAGCACACAAGCatccgtatatatatatatatataaacaaaaaaaacaaaaaaaaaacaaaatacataCGCACGcaaacatatacaaaaatGTTGGTACGTACACATATACAGCTCACACCATCCGTTATTTTAGGCGgagtcaaacaaaaaaaaacaaaaatagtaGCAACTGTGACaataacaaaacgaaaaaaacaacaacaacaacaggaagcGAAACCTGAGACACGAATAGAGACAGAGTAGCAAaggcaataacaataacaataataataataaaaggccGTAATAACGCCAACACTGACAAAAatcatattatatatatatatagatgtaTGCATTGTATATTAGTAAAGATTGTTGTGGAAGCAGCAACtgtagtaaaaaaaaaaaaaagaaaagcatacACACGAAACGCAAAGTAATTGCTGTTGccctaataataataagtaaTAGTAACAATATTGGAAGTTATGGGAAAGAGCAAGCGAGCGAGTGAAGGGACGGAGAGGTGCGAGTTTtgtaaacacacacacacacaaaaaaaaattaaaacaaagaagagaaaatcagACGGCAAAAATAACTGGATCTTCAGCGATGCACATGACTTGACATTGGTATAGCGATGTCTCCACTTAGTTCAGTTTACGTTTGCAAGCTTAcatccctttctctctctctctctacctcttttttttaaaaaattatcgtcattattattatttttttttttttaattactgGACATGACACAactattctttttgttttctccccatCCTCTCTTTCTATCTTTTACCAAATTGAACCATCACATGCcccatttatatttttcactttctttcaCTTCTTATTTACTCACTACCGTTACGTAATGGAAAAGTCTCTGCCGATGGATTTGCACCAAAAGTGATTAAAttcaaagaggaagagagaaaaataagaataaaaagtgaaataaaatgaaagaggCTTATAAAactaaataaatacatatttCTTCATATA
Proteins encoded:
- a CDS encoding kinesin, putative; the protein is MAKPLSGKAAPKNISVFLRVRPPVPRELKGGTFNNLVCDPSDPQRVTITRGGSARKGTKSFLFNRVFDPECTQQTIYNEVARGAVDAAFDGQHGVLFVYGQTGSGKTFTISNNDPEKPGVLQQSLRDIWDRFQADTEYDYSCTVSYVQLYNEMLTDLLDPQGGRVRIQLGPEGRGDVVLVTEASGASIERKVESYEDCLKYFYEGMDRKEMTSTKMNNTSSRSHTVFNFNLTRSAKVKTVDLSSAKANNEPVIALQGRLVVCDLAGSERASRTNAEGKTLDEATHINGSLLVLGKVVAALTESGSQHAPFRESKLTRILQYSLLGNGNTSIVVNCSPCDDSTEETLGAIMFGQRAIQIKQDAKRHEILDYKALYYQLLADLDSKNDRTLETALSEERTAYEDRIRVLEERIKILTSENDMLRRESSQLGGTGPVSGTSTASGAAAAVVMGGDDANDWRSLTMKMRRAIEKLDADLKRTDKERVELAQFLALEKNKVNVLAQKLRAESLKHIMENKELTQRVTELSIDNAKLKGTDYISFQPSAACEDALPLSLDSPRRGTPSSGLSQSINVGDAYLQEQLDKANRQLRVLNEERVELIVYQMMASKAIRLLHAEKTSLANHLEKLKA
- a CDS encoding mitogen-activated protein kinase, putative; this translates as MLTHVSSPDADGRVTYTFNTQWKVEVPRRYEVNNVVGRGAYGIVCSAIDTETGDKVAIKKIGNVFADVVDGKRTLREVKLLRFLKHPNIISMRDVFRPVSEDFSDVYVVTELMSSDLQTVVKSPNVQLMSIHCQYLTYQLLCALQYMHSADIIHRDLKPANILTDSDCVVKVCDFGLARGVGVNVTSYVVTRWYRPPELLLVGDDCDGAVDMWGVACLVAEIVLRCPLFPGRDYIHQLNLLVDALGLPQIEQDLQHIRSPEALAYLRSLPKRKPLGLEGVHPTLKQAYLTAFSYGTEDDYEMEGTTTHGNAKDGGSAASEADIAAAAEKEYALFKDFILKLLLYNPKERMTAAEAVTHPWLRDIRKKCEDEGLEIQPSNRFHWNFDSAEFIEPVLRAVMKAEIADFSASRR